The genomic interval ATCGCTGATGATCACCTCGTGCATGGCGATCATCAGCCGGCGGAGCGTCGCCGGATCGTGCAGAGTAGCGCGAAAGCTGACCGGCAAACGCCGCATGTTTACGGCAAAATCAAGGGCGGAGGTGTTGGCATCGGTGATCAGACTCGTGCGATGGTCGTAAGCGAGTGTGTATTCCATTGGGAAACCTCCTAATCCTGTGTCGCCATCATACGCTGTATCTTGGCATAGGCAAGCATTGTCTCTTGGTAAATAGACCGTCGCCCGCGCATGTCCATGGGGTCTTCCAACGCCCGCATAATGGGCGCGGTGTAGCGCTCCCCCTCCTGTGCAGCTGCCTCCAAACACGCCAAGACCATGCGTTTTGTCGTCCGTCGGGCGCGGGTCATAAGGAACCCGCGCAAGGTGGGGAGATTTTCGATGACGCGCTCTGCCGCCTCCTGCCCACCTTTGCCCAAGCTGGTGAAGGCGATCATCTGGATGTAGACACTAGGCGATTCGAGCAAATCGCGGATCGCGGCGCCAGAGTTTAACAGGGCATTATCATGGGCGGTGGCAAGGTACTGAAAGAGGGGGTTGTTTGTCCGCAGTGTCTCCTCATTCCAATCGTTGATGTCCATCTGGCGAAATCGCCCGAACACATCAGCCGTATGGCGGGCGAAGGTTTCTGGCGACTCGCTGTACAGGCGCTCAAACCGCGCCGTGATAAGCGTCGTGAGGGCGTTTAGCCGTTCGGCGGCGTTTGGTGGGCGGTTACGATTGGCATAGGGATTGGAACTCCTGACCCAACCACCAGCGAGGATGATAAATCGGTAGGTTAAGTAGTTCAAAAAGACTTCATCACGCCGTTCGTCGGCAAGGGTATAAATCGCCTCATCGGGTTGGATTAGAAAGGTTTCTAAGAAAGAGCGAGTCTCTACGGGATAGCGTTTATACAGGGTATTGGCTGTCTTGGCGGTAAGCGTCCACTGTCTAAATGTGTGGGCAGAAGGTGTCAGAAGGGCAAGACGTTCCAAAAACCGCTGCCGGTTGTCATCAGCAGCATGGGCGAGCGCCTGATTCCATTCGGAAGCGTAGAGAGGTGACTGTGTTGCCATACGGTATTGCCAAAGAAGGGTGTCATCACCGAGGCGCTTGACGGCATCATCGAGTCCCTTAACGGGGAGCGAAAACGCCGCATGGTTAATCAAATAGGGCATTGCTGCCTTGCCATAGCGCTTAACCACTGTGAGCAGCGCCTCTCTATGTTGAACATTCCATTCTTCTTCAGGATGGATGCGTTCTAGCGCGGCGCCGATTTGATCGGGCGGTATGGTCTGCTGTAGCAGACCATGTACCTGCCCACCCCAGGTGATTTTTTGGATAGCGATGAGCGCCTTGTTGATCGCATCAATCATGGGCTGATCGGCGTGTTTTTCCGCCTCAGCCAGAAGTTTGGGGTAGGGTTTGTTTTGTTCTCGTCGCCACCAATTGCGCCCAGTGGGAAGATGAGCGCGGATAAACTCACCCAAATGCAGCCGATCCCGCTGGTAAATGATTACTGCCAGATCATCGGGAAGGACAAACCACGTCATAGTGCGCAAGGTGAGGGCGCGGGCAAGGGTATCATTGTCGCTGGTGTCCGCGAGGTGTTTCCGAAGATCGGCAACCCAAGCGGGTTGTGTCGTGATCTGTCCATAGAGGCGAGTAAAGAGGGCATCACGCCCTTCTTTTTCCAAGCGCGGAAGGAGATCACGGATTACGTATTCATCTCGCCCGATGTAGCGGGCAATGAATGAGTCGAAGAATTCTAACCCCCGTTCCATCAAGGCAGGCACCCAAAGACGCCCTAGCGCGGCGAATTCTGTTGGCTGCCGGCGTGCCATTGCCGAGAGTTCTCGCAGCAGTTCGCCGCGTTCAATGGGGAGGTCAAGCAGGGCGCGGAGGCGGCCCGCCGTGACCGTGTTCATCACCCGCTCCAGATAGGGGAGAACGGCTTCCCCATATTTTTCCAAAAAACGGCGCATGATGGCTGGATTCGCTTTTTGATAGTCTTTAGAATGCCACTCGTTTAGAACCGTTACGATCTGATCAGGCGGAATATCCTCGGCTAGAATGCGCTCCATCTGCGCTTCCCAAAGGCTGTGATTTGCCGCTTGCCGAAAGATGCGCTGAACCATCAACGGATCATCCTCTGTCTTTTCAATCATCGCAAGAAGTTTTGGGTAGGTTGCCGCTTTGCCCCCGCGATCTATATGCCGCGAGATGAAATCAAGGGCTACCTCTCGATTCAGCCTATAGAGTGCCACAGCTTGAGCGTCAGAGAGTTTGGTGTAGGGAATTTCTAAGCGAGCTAATTCGCTTTCAAGTTCGGCTTCGGCGGGCTTACGGGCAATGAGTTCGTCTATTTCTGCCCCCCATTCTTTCTTTGTATGGCTGTGCCGAAAGAGTTTGTTCCACAGATTATCCTTTCCATCTGCTTTGCAGCGCTCAAGAAGGGTTTGCCGTAGGGACATTAATTCGGCAATGTGCGGCTGATGTAAGAGGCTAAAATAATAATCATAAAAAGGAAAATAGGTCATCAGGAGGGCAGGGGCATGGTCATAAAGATAGCCTAACCATGCCGCTGCTGTATATTGTGTCATTTGCCACCCTAGCCTATTTTGAATGGCGTCCATCACCTCAGCCGGATTTTCCTTTGCCGTAAGTGCCTGAGCAATCCGTTTGTGGGCAAATTCTTTCGCGCCAGAAAGTGTATTTTTCTCCGCCCATTCCTTCAGATGATGTCCTAGCCCCTGCAACTGCTTAACAATCCCCTCAGCAAGCGCTGGAAAATGTGGTGGTCGCCACGCCGTAAGTTTTGAGGCAAGGGTGTCATCAGCGTTCTTCTTTATAAGATCGTTTGCTTTTGCATCCCATTCCGTTTGGGAGGCATAGGTCTTGAACAACGCTTGTTGCAGGTGTTCATCCCCTTGTTTTTCAGCGGCGGCATACAAATTTGGGTAAGGAAACGATCCATCCTTTATATGGGCAGTATTATGAGAACGACTAATCTGAGACAGGATCAATTTGCTAAACAGCGTCGGGTTGCGGGTATAGAGGGCGGTGGTATGGTCATCGCTAAGATGAAAATTGAAATTGGCGAGGCGGAGGGTTAGATTTGCCAAAAGGGTAGTATCGTCTGTGGTTTGCTCTATAAGGTTTGCCACATCTGTATCAAAACCATGCGGATCACGTTCGTATACTTGGGCATACAATTGTGAGAAAAAATGATGCCTCATCTTGGTTTCTTCTGCCCAGCGAAGGAGTTCCTTAACAGTACCTTTTGAGGTTGAGTCAATACGAATCGCCCCGAGAACGAATGAATTAAAAAACGCGAAATCTCTTTCACAAAGCCTCAACGCCCAGTCCGCCGCTTCAGCCTGAAACCCTTCAGGGTCTTCCTCCATAATTTGTGTAAGCGCACGCTGTAGGTCTGGGCTTTCGTCATGCTCCTGAAACGCATCGAGGATGCGTTGACGTGTTGTAGGAAGTGAGGTTGTCATTGGCGGATAAGCTCCTTTGGGTGGGATACCCTTCCATGCGCTCTCTCAGAATAGCACAAAAGTTCTCTGTTGTCTAGAAGGAGACTCAACGCAAGAGAGATACCCCTTCCCTCGCTTTCAATTTTCCTGTACACTATGTTGACGCTTATTTAGACCTTTTAAGGGGTCAGGAAAGACCAATGACGACACAAGAAACGGTCTCGCTCCATGTTCGTCCGGCAACGATGGACGACGTTGAAGCCATTGTCGATGTGCTGAACGCAGCCCAAACCGCTGATGGCGGCGACCCAATCACCAGCGCCGAGGACGCGAAGCGCGAATGGGAAGACCCAATGACGAATTTGACCACGGATACATTCATCCTTGCCACTGCCGAAGGGCGTGTTGTCGCTTATGGGGATGTTTTTGATAAGCGTGAGCCGCTCACCCGTGTGTACCACTTTGGGCGTGTTCACCCCGACTTTTGGGGACAAGGCGTTGGGACGCGCTTGCTACAGATTCTGGAAGAACGCGCCCATCAATCCATTCCGAAAGCGCCGCCCCATGCCCGCATTGCCTTTTCAAGCTCAGTCGATAACCGCTGCTTAGGAAGCGCCAAGCTGCTCCAAGATAACGGCTACACGCTTGTACGGCGCTACCTGCAAATGCGGATCGAGCTTAATCAGGTCATTCCAGCCCCTGTCGTCCCAGAGGGGATCACGATTCGGGCGTTCCGCCCAGGCGAGGATGATCGCCCCCTGTTCGATGCCCATAGTGAAGCCTTTCAAGACCACTGGGGCTACCAACCGATGCCCTACGAGCAGTTTGAGCATCACTTCTATAAGGGCGAGAAGGTTGATCCGGCGATCTATTTCCTCGCCGTCGAAGGGAATCAGATTGCCGGCTATTCTCTGTGCCTCAACGAGATTCCCGACGATTTGGACATGGGCTGGATCGATCTGGTGGGGGTGCGCCGTCCCTGGCGGAAAAAAGGCGTTGCCTCAGCGTTGCTGCGGGCGTCCTTCTTGGCGCTGCAAGCGCGGGGTAAAAAGCGTGCTGGCTTGGGGGTGGATGCCTCTAGCCTGACGGACGCCACGCGGGTGTATACGAATGTGGGAATGGCGTCCCACCATGAATGGCATCGTTACGAGAAGGAAATCCGCGCCGGTGAGGATTTAGCCGTCCAGACGATTGAATAGGACGGCGCCGTTTTCGGGAGGGGCGCAGCCTATGCGCCCCGCTTGTGACGGTGAGCGTGCCTCATCACTCCCCTTCGGTTGGTTTTTGCCGCACCCGCGAAATGGACGCCCGCATCCCGGGCAAGGAGAGCGTTTCGTTCACGCGGCGGGTGGGAATGGACTTCCGCGCCGTCGCCCGCGAAATGCTGACGAGAATCCCTACGCTTGCCAAGCCCGAAACCAAGGACGAACCGCCAAAGCTGATGAAGGGCAGCGGCACACCCGTGAAGGGGACGACGGACGCCATCACTGCAATATTGAACAATGCCTCCAAAACAATGGAGATGGTAATCCCCGCCGCCAGCAGCGCCCCAAACATATCTGGAGCATTTTTGGCAATGCGAAAGCCGCGCACCATGAGCGTCACATAAAGCCCCACGACGAGCGCACATCCGGCTAGTCCGAGTTCCTCGCCAATCACGGCAAAGATGGAGTCGGTGTGCGGCGTTGGCAGTTGCTCAAACTTCTGGCGACTCTCGCCCAAGCCAACACCGCCAATGCCCCCATTCAAGAAGCCGATGATGGCAGCTTGGGCTTGATCGTTTGCCTCCAGCGGGTCACGCAGCATCTCGAAATAATTTTCAACGCGGGCGCGGGCATAATCAAACTGGGTGATCGATACCGCACCGATCACAATAAAGGCAAGGCTGGCGATCCCAATCTGCGTCCACTCTGCGCCGGCAAGAAAGAACATAATCGAAGCAACCGCCAACACCATGATTGCCGTCGAAATATCCGGCTGAAGCAAAATCAAACCAGCCACCGTCCCTACCAACAAGGCAAAGGGCAGCAGCCCATAGGTCAGATGTTTCAGTTTTGCCTGTTTCGCCGTCAGCCAGGCACCCATATAAATGGTGACAACGAGGACGGCGATTTCCGCTGGCTGCACGGCACCGTTAAAATAAGCACGCCGTGCGCCATAGACAAGTTGCACACCCGGCAAAACAATCAGCCCCAACAAGAGCAAGATCGTGACGGACATCATGGGGATTGCCAGCCGCCGCCAAAGACGGTAATCAATCACGGCGAGGATGAACATAATGACAATCCCCAAACCGGCGTTCCGCAATTGTTGGAGAAACATTGCTGACTGCGGGTTTGACCAGTAAAACGTTGTACTCCAGACCATCATCAAGCCAATAGCGACCAAGATTCCGACGGTCAGGATCAGGTATGTATCCACTGTAGCGGTGAACAACCGCCGACGTTGGAACGCCTCTTGTTCAATGACTTCCTCAGGAAAATCGGGAAGATCATCAATAAACTGGGGGAGGGTTGCCATAAACCAGCGCCTTATTCCATATAGACTCTATAGATTACTTGATGCGGTTGACATCATCGTGTGGGGCGTCTTTCCCCTCTTTTTTCTTGCCGCCAAGCGCCGAACTGCGCTGGTATGCCGCCCATACCGCCCGCGAGAGGACGGTGCGCAACCCCCCTTTTTCCAAGTGATAGATTGCCTCTGCCGATGTGCCGCCGGGACTCGTCACTTGGTTACGCAGGGCGGCGGGATGTTCCTTCGTCTGAATGGCATATTCGACACTCCCGCGCATCGTTTGAAGGACAAGCTGTTCGGCAACGCGCCGCGAAAAGCCCATATGGACTCCGGCATCGATCATCGCCTCCATAAACAGGAAAACATACGCCGGACCTGTCCCGCTGAGCGCGGTTGCCATATCAAGGTAATGCTCATCTTCAACATACACCTCTTGCCCCAACGAAGCAAGGATCGCCCGTGTTTGGTCACGTCCGGCTTCATCCACATCGGCGGAGGACGCCCAGACGGTAATGCCCTCGCCAATACGGGCGGGGGTGTTGGGCATGGAACGCACCACGTTCGGGTTGCCCATGCCATCGCGGATATGGGCGATCTGCACCCCCGCAATAATGCTCAGAACAAGCGAAGGGCGTTTTCCGACGGGGCGAATATCAGCCAACACCTTGTCAATCACTTGCGGCTTGATGCTCAGGATTAGCACATCGGCGTTGGCGGCAACCTCGGCGTTCTCGCCAACCATGTGAATCCCGTGACGGTGTTCAAGGTCACGGCGGCGGGCATCCAGCGGGTCAGAACCGATGATCTGTGCCGGCGTGACAATCTGTTTCGAGAGCAGTCCACCGATCATCGCTTCCGCCATGACGCCGCTGCCAATGAACCCCACTCGTTTCCCCTCGAAATGTACGGCTGATTCGCTCACAGTGAGCCTTTCTCTTGTTTCCTAAAAGGCAATCTGAATAGTGTACCGCAGGCAAGCCCAACACAGCGCATGATAGCATGATAGGGCAACCCCACAGCACAGGGAAACGTATAAGCCAGAAACATCCCACCCTTTTCAAAAAGCATTCCCAAGCCGAACCCCCTCTTGCCTTTTGATTTTTTAATCGTATACTTTACATAATCAATTTGGTTGTTGAAAATATTGAAACTTATCTTCACTATCAACGTATAGTTGGCATAACCGAATCAATTTTATGAAGTGAGGGTGATATGACAGGTCAACATCCGACAATTGGCAAAGGCTGGATGCCGCGCTTTTTTACCATCTGGACAGGGCAAGCCTTTTCCCTCTTGGGAAGCAGCCTTGTGCAGTTTGCGTTGGTGTGGTGGCTCACACAACAAACCGGCTCAGCCACTGTCTTGGCGACGGCAACCCTTGTGGCAATGCTGCCGCAAGTGATCTTAGGTCCGCTGGCGGGGACGCTCGTAGATCGCTGGAAGCGCCGCACGGTGATGATTGCTGCCGATTCGGCGGTGGCGGCGGCAACGGCTGTGCTGCTGCTGCTCTTTGCCACAGAAACCGTGCAGGTCTGGCATGTCTATGTGATCATGCTCATTCGCTCCGGCGCAGGGGCGTTTCACTTCCCGGCGATGAGCGCCTCCACCCCTCTGCTTGTCCCAGAGCAGCACATTGCGCGAATCAGCGGGCTAAATCAGATGTTGCAGGGGTTGATGGCAATCGTCGCCCCGCCCGTTGGGGCGCTGCTGATCAGCCGCTTGTCTATTCCCCTTGTGTTAGGCATTGATATTGTGACCGCAGGGATCGCCGTTGTTCCGCTGTTGTTCATCGCCATTCCGCAGCCACCGCGCCATGCCGCCGCCGCTGAAAAAACCACCGTTGGGCAAGAGTTTCGCGCCGGGCTGCGCTATCTCGTGGCGTGGCGGGGGATGTTCTACCTGATTCTGATTGCCTCTGGCTTAAATGCCCTGTTGAATCCGGCTTTTTCGCTGACCCCCCTGCTGGTTCAAAAGCATTTTCAGTTGGGCGCTGATTCCTTTGCCCTGATGGAATCGCTGGTGGGGGTGGGGATGATTGTTGGTGGGGTGTTTCTTGGGGTGTGGGGTGGCTTCAAGCGGAAAATTATTACCGTCTTAGTCAGCGTGATTGGAATTGGCAGCGGCACGCTGCTTATAGGCTTCGCGCCGGCAAATGCCTTTGCTATGGCGCTTCTCGGTATGGGGGTGGCGGGATTTTCCCTGCCCATTACCAATGGGACGATGTTTGCCATCTTCCAAACCGCCGTTCGCTTGGATATGCAAGGACGCATCCAATCCCTCATCGGGGCAATTGCGACGGGCGCATCGCTGCTCAGCCTCATGGTTGCCGGTCCTGTGGCTGATCTCATCGGCATTCAAAATTGGTATGTCGTTGCTGGTACGGGCGTGATTCTGATGTCTGTCCTCGCCTTCTTTGTGCCAGCAATCATGCGCATTGAACAAGATGCGGCTGCCCACAAAGCGCCACCAGTGGTAGGAGTGGGCGAGAGAGAAAGCGTTGAAGAAACGCCTGTTCCCGTTGTTCCCGCTGTCGCCGTTGGCGATTAACGCCTGATCACAAGGCTATCCTCATGGATAGCCTTCCCCTTCCCCTTTTTTCCCGCACATTCTCACACTTGCCGCAAGTCGGATGTTTGTGAGTATAATTCCCCTAAATGCGTTCTTCCGCCGAAGGGGGTTGTCATGCGCCTTTCATCCAAGCCGCGCCGTGTTGTTCTTTTCGCCGTCCTATTTGCGGCATTCGTGATCAGCTTCGCTGTCGAGGGCTTTTCTGTCCGTGCGCAAGGGGGGGGGAATTATTACGTTGTCCAACCCGGCGATACGCTCTTTAGTATTGCGGATCGCTTTGGCGTCAGCCTCTCTGATCTGGCAACGATCAACGGCGTCTATGACGTGAACAGGGTTTTTGTTGGGCAGGTCTTAACGCTCCCCGCCGCGATACGTGCGCCACAGCCACAGCAGCCCATCTATCAGCCCTATCCCTCCTACCCACAGCCGCAGCCTTATGTGCCAAGTTTCCCGGCAGGGACAACAGTGACAACCGTCACCCGCTATGTGGGCTATACCGTTCGTCGGGGGGACAACTTGGCGGCAATTGCCGAAAAGTACAAGACGACCATTGGCTTGATTATGGCAGCAAACGGCATCGCCAATGCCAATTACATTTATGTGGGGCAGCATCTTGTTATTCCCCGTGTGAATACGACGATTTCGCCCCGTCCACCGGCGCAGCCAAGCCGCCCCGCCGGACGTGTCTATATTGTCCAACCCGGAGATAACTTGTTTGGCATTGCCGCCCGCTATCGCCGCGATGTGTATGCCATCGCGAAGGCAAATGGGCTTCTGAATCTGAATTACATTTATGTCGGTCAGGCGTTGATCATCCCGTAAGGTGTTGGGGCGTTTGGGGTGGCTTATGGTGGCGAGGTCAGCAGATCGATTAGGGCGTTTTTATGCCCATACCCCCCTTGTGTTGGCGCATCGTGGGGCAAGCCACGACGCGCCCGAAAACACGATAGCCGCCTTTCTTTTGGCGCGTGAACAAGGGGCAGATGGGGTTGAACTGGATACGATGCTGTCCGCAGATGGTGTCCCTGTCGTGATTCACGATTTCACCCTGGATAAAACGACCAGCGGCAATGGCTATGTGCGTGATTTCAGCCTAAAGACGCTGAAAGAACTGGACGCCGGCAGTCATTACGACCATCAGTTCAAAGGGGAGACGATTCCCACCTTAGAAGAAGCACTGGACGCCTGTGGTACAGAGATGGTGATCAATGTTGAGTTGAAGGCGCAAGGGTGGCGCGATGACGGACTTCCGGCGGCGGTGGCAAACGTGCTTCATCGTCACGGGAACAAGAAAATTATCGTGTCTTCCTTCAATCCCTTTGCCTTACGTCGCTTTCATACGCTGATGCCCCTGATGCCCCTCGGCTACCTCTATGCCCCAGACGATACACCACTCGCCCCGCTGTTGAAATTGATGATGCAGGTTGTCCCTCACGATGCCCGTCACCCTGACCAGCGGCTTGTCACCCCAAAGTTTATGGCATGGGCGCGTGAGCGCCGCCTGCGCGTCCATGTTTGGACGGTGGATGCACCTAAACGCATTCTCGAATTACGTGATTTAGGGGTCGATGCGATTATCACCAATCGCCCCGCCCTTGCCCTAGAGACATTGGGGCGCGTGAGCGCCGGGAAGAAATCCTCAGCACCTTAAGCGCCTTAATGAAGGAGCGTTCATTTATGACGACACCTAACCGCCCATCTGCCCCACCGATGCAAGGTGCGCCAGGGTCTGCCCCGCGCCAGCAAGCCGCTTGGCAGCCGCCACCTGTTCGCTCGATTGAAGATACCGGTCTCAACCTGATCACCATCTCTGATTTGGTCATTAAATTGCTCTATTTCAGCGGCTTGCTCACTGGGCAGCGCGTTGCCGATCTGATCAAGCTGCCCTTCGTGGGCGTTGTTGATCAGGTGATGGAGTTTCTCAAGCGCAGCAAGTATGTAGAGGTGATGGGGCAAAGCGGCTTTGGCGAAGGCGGCTCGCAGTACAAAATATCCGGTTTAGGCACGGATAAAGCCCGCGAGGTTCTAGAGCGCAGCCGGTACGCTGGCGAATGTCCCGTCACCTATGAACAATATGTGGAGGCGATGAAAGCACAAAACCGCACCCGCATGATGGCGACCCCCGATGTGATGAAGCAAGCGCTGAAGCATTTGGTCATTTCGGAGCGGATGTACGAAAAGGTCGGCGCGGCGTTTAACTCTGGCAAGTCTATGTTTCTGTGGGGTCCACCCGGCAACGGCAAGACGACCATTTCCGAGGCGGTGGGGCGCATTGTCTTAGGGGCAGATTTGTGGATTCCCTATGCCTTTGATGTTGATGGGCAGGTTGTCCGCGTCTTTGATAATGTGAATCACGATGTCCTAGAAACCGCCGAGGCAGAAACCGGTGCCGGTGGGCGTCCGGTGGGTATCAAGCGCGACCCTCGTTGGGTGCGCATCCGCCGCCCGATGATCATCGTCGGCGGTGAACTCACCATGTCTGGCTTGGACTTGATCTACGACCCAATTAACAAATTTTACGAAGCGCCCTTTCAGGTGAAATCGAACGGCGGGTTATTTTTGATTGACGACTTTGGGCGGCAGCAAGCACGCCCCCGTGATCTCCTCAATCGCTGGATTGTCCCCCTCGAAAAAGGCGTCGATTATCTCACCCTTGCCACTGGACGCAAGATCGAAATGCCCTTCAATGTTTTGATTGTCTTTTCCACAAACATCGACCCTTCCGATCTCGTGGATGAGGCGTTTTTGCGCCGTATCCGTCACAAGATTGAGGTGGGCGATCCCTCTCCCCAAGATTTTGTGGAGATTTTTAAGCGAGCGTGCGAGGCAAAGCGCGTCCCCTATGATGAAGGCGGCTTGCGCTACCTGATCCAAAAGTGGTATTTGGAAAAAGAGCGAAAGTTTCGGGCGGTGCATCCCCGCGATATTCTCGATCAACTGCTCGATATCGCTCGCTATCTCAACCGCCCGCCACAGCTATCGCCCGAACTCATTGATCGTGCCTGTGATTCCTACTTTGTGATGCTGTCCTAATGCGCAGAGGTCGTGTCGGCTCATCTCTTTTGGTGGGGGCGATCCTGATCGCGGCAATGTTCGGGATCACCTCTTATCCCGCCGCGCAAACCGATTCCGGTGCGGCAACGGCAACGGCACGGCGGGAAATGCTTGCCACCTTGTTGACCGTTCCTTCGCCAACGCCAATCCAATATACGATGACCATCCCGACGACGCGCCTCATGACGGTGCAGATGGATGGGGTGGGCATTGGCGCTATCGGCGTTAATGACGAGGGGCAACTTGTCTTGGGCGATGGGCGAAACACCGTGTTCATTCTGAACCCAGACTTAACAACGGCGCTCCGCTTTCCGGCGGTGCAGCCCTATGCCCTCGGTGTACACCGCAGCGGGGGTATCCTTGTTGGGCAGCGCAACCGTGCCGTACTCACGCTCTATGACAAGGATGGGAATTTCCAGCGCGTTTTTTGGGAACAAGACCGCGCAAGGCTTCAAACCTTCACCGTAGCTGCCGATGGGACGCTCTTTGTGGCGTGGGAACAGCGCGACCCACCCCAAGCAACCTACCTCACCCGCCTGGACGAGGCGGGAAACACGCTCTACAACCGCCCCTTTGCCAGCACCGAACAGATGCGGGTGGGCGTCATTCATAACATCGCCCCCACCGGCGATCTCAAGCGGCTCTCCATTCCCTTCAGCGGCTTTGGGGTTACTCTATCCTCTGCCTATGCCTATTTAGGGGAATACACCTCTGATGGAGATGCCCTTGTGACCATGCCCCCCCTCATGTTCGATAGCTCCCTGTATGCGCCAAGTGTAGCGGCGCGGCTTGCCGATGATTCGCTCGTCGTGCTGACCGATAACGCCTTTGGTTGGTGGTCAGCGGAGCGTCTTCCTCGCGTTGTGATGGGGGCAAATGCGTACCGCTTCGGAATAAGCCAGCGCCCTAGCGAAGTGCAGAAGATTGCCGCTGCCCTTCGTCCTGATGGGTACTCCCTCTATTACGCAGAGATCACGAACGAAAACAACCTCTTGGTTGGGATCATCCTCTGCGAGGATGCCGCTCGTCTCTCCCCTCCCCCACCTACCCCAACAGGAACACTGGAGACGTTTTGACGATGGGCATTGCCGATATTTTCCTGCGGATGATTTTTGGCGTGGTTGCCACCTTTGGCTTCGCGGTTTTGTTCAATACCCCCCGCAAAGCGATTTGGATTGTGGCTGCCTTAGGCGGGGCAGCCATCGGCATTCGGACAGCCTTCACAATCTTGGGGGCATCGCC from Anaerolineales bacterium carries:
- a CDS encoding MFS transporter — translated: MTGQHPTIGKGWMPRFFTIWTGQAFSLLGSSLVQFALVWWLTQQTGSATVLATATLVAMLPQVILGPLAGTLVDRWKRRTVMIAADSAVAAATAVLLLLFATETVQVWHVYVIMLIRSGAGAFHFPAMSASTPLLVPEQHIARISGLNQMLQGLMAIVAPPVGALLISRLSIPLVLGIDIVTAGIAVVPLLFIAIPQPPRHAAAAEKTTVGQEFRAGLRYLVAWRGMFYLILIASGLNALLNPAFSLTPLLVQKHFQLGADSFALMESLVGVGMIVGGVFLGVWGGFKRKIITVLVSVIGIGSGTLLIGFAPANAFAMALLGMGVAGFSLPITNGTMFAIFQTAVRLDMQGRIQSLIGAIATGASLLSLMVAGPVADLIGIQNWYVVAGTGVILMSVLAFFVPAIMRIEQDAAAHKAPPVVGVGERESVEETPVPVVPAVAVGD
- a CDS encoding FtsW/RodA/SpoVE family cell cycle protein gives rise to the protein MATLPQFIDDLPDFPEEVIEQEAFQRRRLFTATVDTYLILTVGILVAIGLMMVWSTTFYWSNPQSAMFLQQLRNAGLGIVIMFILAVIDYRLWRRLAIPMMSVTILLLLGLIVLPGVQLVYGARRAYFNGAVQPAEIAVLVVTIYMGAWLTAKQAKLKHLTYGLLPFALLVGTVAGLILLQPDISTAIMVLAVASIMFFLAGAEWTQIGIASLAFIVIGAVSITQFDYARARVENYFEMLRDPLEANDQAQAAIIGFLNGGIGGVGLGESRQKFEQLPTPHTDSIFAVIGEELGLAGCALVVGLYVTLMVRGFRIAKNAPDMFGALLAAGITISIVLEALFNIAVMASVVPFTGVPLPFISFGGSSLVSGLASVGILVSISRATARKSIPTRRVNETLSLPGMRASISRVRQKPTEGE
- a CDS encoding LysM peptidoglycan-binding domain-containing protein; the encoded protein is MRLSSKPRRVVLFAVLFAAFVISFAVEGFSVRAQGGGNYYVVQPGDTLFSIADRFGVSLSDLATINGVYDVNRVFVGQVLTLPAAIRAPQPQQPIYQPYPSYPQPQPYVPSFPAGTTVTTVTRYVGYTVRRGDNLAAIAEKYKTTIGLIMAANGIANANYIYVGQHLVIPRVNTTISPRPPAQPSRPAGRVYIVQPGDNLFGIAARYRRDVYAIAKANGLLNLNYIYVGQALIIP
- a CDS encoding glycerophosphodiester phosphodiesterase → MGWLMVARSADRLGRFYAHTPLVLAHRGASHDAPENTIAAFLLAREQGADGVELDTMLSADGVPVVIHDFTLDKTTSGNGYVRDFSLKTLKELDAGSHYDHQFKGETIPTLEEALDACGTEMVINVELKAQGWRDDGLPAAVANVLHRHGNKKIIVSSFNPFALRRFHTLMPLMPLGYLYAPDDTPLAPLLKLMMQVVPHDARHPDQRLVTPKFMAWARERRLRVHVWTVDAPKRILELRDLGVDAIITNRPALALETLGRVSAGKKSSAP
- a CDS encoding pyrroline-5-carboxylate reductase, producing the protein MAEAMIGGLLSKQIVTPAQIIGSDPLDARRRDLEHRHGIHMVGENAEVAANADVLILSIKPQVIDKVLADIRPVGKRPSLVLSIIAGVQIAHIRDGMGNPNVVRSMPNTPARIGEGITVWASSADVDEAGRDQTRAILASLGQEVYVEDEHYLDMATALSGTGPAYVFLFMEAMIDAGVHMGFSRRVAEQLVLQTMRGSVEYAIQTKEHPAALRNQVTSPGGTSAEAIYHLEKGGLRTVLSRAVWAAYQRSSALGGKKKEGKDAPHDDVNRIK
- a CDS encoding ATP-binding protein; translation: MTTPNRPSAPPMQGAPGSAPRQQAAWQPPPVRSIEDTGLNLITISDLVIKLLYFSGLLTGQRVADLIKLPFVGVVDQVMEFLKRSKYVEVMGQSGFGEGGSQYKISGLGTDKAREVLERSRYAGECPVTYEQYVEAMKAQNRTRMMATPDVMKQALKHLVISERMYEKVGAAFNSGKSMFLWGPPGNGKTTISEAVGRIVLGADLWIPYAFDVDGQVVRVFDNVNHDVLETAEAETGAGGRPVGIKRDPRWVRIRRPMIIVGGELTMSGLDLIYDPINKFYEAPFQVKSNGGLFLIDDFGRQQARPRDLLNRWIVPLEKGVDYLTLATGRKIEMPFNVLIVFSTNIDPSDLVDEAFLRRIRHKIEVGDPSPQDFVEIFKRACEAKRVPYDEGGLRYLIQKWYLEKERKFRAVHPRDILDQLLDIARYLNRPPQLSPELIDRACDSYFVMLS
- a CDS encoding GNAT family N-acetyltransferase; this translates as MTTQETVSLHVRPATMDDVEAIVDVLNAAQTADGGDPITSAEDAKREWEDPMTNLTTDTFILATAEGRVVAYGDVFDKREPLTRVYHFGRVHPDFWGQGVGTRLLQILEERAHQSIPKAPPHARIAFSSSVDNRCLGSAKLLQDNGYTLVRRYLQMRIELNQVIPAPVVPEGITIRAFRPGEDDRPLFDAHSEAFQDHWGYQPMPYEQFEHHFYKGEKVDPAIYFLAVEGNQIAGYSLCLNEIPDDLDMGWIDLVGVRRPWRKKGVASALLRASFLALQARGKKRAGLGVDASSLTDATRVYTNVGMASHHEWHRYEKEIRAGEDLAVQTIE